The genomic DNA TCACAAAAGAAACTCAAAAAAAGAGAGTGAAGAACACCAAGAAGAATGGAAGAAATGGCAAGAAACCAAAAACCAGGACTCTGATACTTCAATTATGGTGTACTAGAAAATTCTCGGTGGTACTATGATCAAGGTTGTTTCACGAACCAAGCCGTTTGCGAACAAGGTCGAGTTTGGCTCATTAAGACATCATTCGGCTCGGCTCGTTAAGACCTCattcggctcggctcggctcgttaaCGAACCCGAGCTCGAACAGACAAATAAGTTCGTTAAGCAAAACAAGCTCGAGCCGAACTGACTCGTTAAAACTcgaaaaaattataatatatccTGACTATTTTTAGTTAAGAATTggtgtttcaaatttttttaaaatattttttcatcGATCTAACCGCATGGgtgtcaagatatatatattttagtgatatagCCAAAGTTTcaagaaaaaataattttatttgataagttattttaacagttaaatAGCGGTTGACCTGATTTTTTTTCTTGCTCGACAATCGGCTCGTTTATGTTCCCGAacaagctcgtgttcggctcgttagttaacgagctcgagctcgaacacaatTTTTGTTCGACAAAAGAGCTCGACTTGGCTcgtcagaaaaaaaaaattaaaacttgGCTCTATTCGGTCAAAACTCGGCTCGGCATGGTTCGTGAACAACCCTAACCATAATTTTCTGAATGTCTAAGTTACGACTCTGTATTGAATATTGTATCGAATAATAAATGCATGCCTATGTGGTTTGAGACATTAAATTTAAGTTAATTTCTAGCATATAATCACCCATAATGCAACAATACAAAACCTATTAAAAGAAGGCAGTGCTAAATGATGAGTTATAAAGTTAAAAGGTGATGTCAAACATATCATGAGTGAAAAAAATGCAAATCATAAAAACACCCACCGTGGGGCTCAAACCCACGACCACAAGGTTAAGAGCCTTGCGCTCTACCAACTGAGCTAGACGGGCTGTTGATTCAAAGTTCGTTAAACGTTATAAACAAGAATCCAAAGAGTTAACAAGGAGAGGAATGTCTAAACACAATAGCATTGATCAGGAAAACAAAACAGTACTAACAAATACAGCAAGGTGACATCTGTTTGACATCAATAGGTATGGATTTTAAAGCAACTAATAAGATGATGAGTTAGATGTTAGTAAATTTGGATCACCTATTTACTCATTCAGAAATTACCCGTAACTTTGTCCTGCTTGCCCAAGAGATGCTCAATTCGCATATAGTATGACGGGTTGTATCTTTACTGTCCATAACAAGGCCAAAGAATGAGGAAATCAGATTTCTTCATATGCACAAGAAGCACAGAATCTTACTGTCCATGTTACTCATATTACTCCGGACTTCTTTTTCTTAGGTACTGAAATTATATCAAGAAACTTGAAGAGTTGCACAACACACACAATCAAGAAGTGAGTGGAATATTATACTCAGCAGTTCACAGAAGGATATGTCAAACACCTAAAACAGTTGCATAGAATTCAATACATAGTTTACTGGAATAAATAGATATATTTGGTAAATCAATACACTAGACTCTCAGATTATATTGCTCAGAAGAAAATGTAATGCCTATCATTTTAAAGGAATTCACATAAGCTTAATAAACACAGGTTAAAGGAATGCAGATggttataattttaaaattgcaAGAATACAGTGGCCTATCATTTTGCATACAGATTGCTTGGAACAAAGAAGATTTAGCAGGCTTAGAAATAAAACAAAGATCATCAGGTAACCTTACTTTTACCCTGACTAAAATGAATCGCCCACCGTGGGGCTCGAACCCACGACCACAAGGTTAAGAGCCTTGCGCTCTACCAACTGAGCTAGACGGGCTAATCGGTTGAAATTCTAAAATAACTGTAACAAACCTATATCTAAAGAAGCCCCGTTCCCTAGAAAAGAAAAACCTGGCAAACTGCAAATGGCAGATAATGTAGGACAATACAAGGGATCAAAAGGGAAAAATAGAAGTAACATATTCAAAATACAGAAGAAGATAAAAGATATTATAATGGGACAAAAAGGAAAGCACAGCACGGTACATAAGAGAGTAAGCTTAGAAGTCAGGACTTATTATACCAAGGGTTCGGAGTGGAGGCGAATATAAGACCTGCTGCTACTGGGATGATCCAAAGCCATGGTTGGAAGTCTCCCAACCAGAAGAACTTCTTCTTTATCATCTGTTGAGCTGGGGTCGGAAATCATAGTTCAGGGGCATCAAGAACAAGAAGTATGATTTTCAGAATTGAGTTCTGGAAAAAAGAAAAATTTGGGGTTCTCTCACTTGTTAAATTTGTTCTCATCTTCTTCCTTCTGATTACCCTTTCTAAGAGATAAAATGTAGAACATTATATGTAGAGAGGCAGAGATCATAATAAAATAATGACAGTCTAGTAGTAAGTAAAGCCACTTGTATGTATTCGTAAAGAAGATAAACGATAAATGAAATATAATAATGTGATTACAGAGAAAGATCATGTTTAATTTGCAAACTTGAAGGATCAAATAAGCATCGTGTGTCCATTTTACAAATCCTTTGCATCAAGTTTAAAAAGGTTAAATAAGCAAGTTTAGAATTAATTATAATAGTTTGGATGATTCCGGTTGTGTTACATTAAGTCTGTAAAACATGAAACAATAGTGTATCAATATCTAACAACAATCTCTTCACCTGCCCAAAAGGTGATGTTTCCAATAAATATAGGTTCAGATCAAAAGTAGAATGATTTTCAATGCTGATTCCTACCATGAGTGCCTCGAAAAATTAGTTGTACAACTCAGCATATGCCAATTCTGAAATTTAGAGAGATgatataataattatattaatacTCGTCTTTCAAACACTTACACCAATCTAACTCTTTACTTAGCAATCAGAAACAGCTCAAAGAATATTCAGCAAAAATATGGGGATCTAGCACCGATAATACTTTGATATAACTTCTAACCTACAACTTTGATTATAGAGGGAAAATAAAGATCTCACTAAATAGTATAAATAAAATCCCAAAATCAAGTTTATTCGCTTTTATTTTGGAGAAAACTAATAAGCAAGTATACTAAAATTAAAGAATAAGTTAATCATACCAAAACAATCGATTCTCAATTTGTATACACATAATATATTACTTAGAACCAAAAGGAAGATCAGAATGTAAGCTTAATCAACACATATTAAAGAGAACACAGAATGCAGATAGATAAAGTTTAAAAATTGCAGAATAAAATTGACTCTCAGTTTGGAAGCACATTACTCGGAATCAGCAGGCTTACAAATAAATGAAGATCTGCAGGTAAGCTTAACAAATACCGTTATTTGCAAAAACTGAATCGCCCACCGTGGGGCTCGAACCCACGACCACAAGGTTAAGAGCCTTGCGCTCTACCAACTGAGCTAGACGGGCCAGCTGGGGGATTTGCAAAATAACTCTAACAAAGCTGAAACTCAAGAAGCTCTTTCTGTACCTCACACAGGAAACACTAGCAAACCTACAAGTGAAAAATAGCAAAGCAAAGCAAATTACAGGTAAccggaaaggaaaaatagaagtAGCAAATATTGATTACCGAAGAGGAGAGAATATTTTATAATGTGACAATAAAGAAAACACTGAACGTAGTCTGCGAATTGCAATAAATTTGCTACTCATTCCTATTATATATCCCTTAACAAAATGACTTTCAACAAATGTCAATTCCAAAATTTTGAAAGATAAATATATACTAATCATGTGTGTACAAGATAACAATAAGTAGAACGGAGATCAATACAGCGTATAACCTACACACTACAATCCTAACCATTCAAAAACAAGAAACGAAAGATCTGATTCCAAAACATATATCAGATTTCACTCAAAGATAAGTAAATTCACTTGGGATTTCAATCCTGGAAAATATATACGTATACACACAAAAAAGTAATACATATAAACATTAATGTTACATGATTGATGAAAATTGAAGAAGGATAAGTTGTATTGATCAAATCATGACATGTTAGTTTATTGTAATACAGTTTAAGAGATAAGTAAATGGGGATAGTCTTGACAAAATAGCATCAAATAATACCAGGTGTCCATTATGTGATTATACAAACACATACAAGTGGCTTGTCGTAAAGAAGATATACAGACAGGTGACGTTCGTTTATATCAATAGGTGTGGATGTTAAGAAACTGGCTATCTGAAGAGTGAGATGTTAATAGGTTTGTTCCAGCTATTTCCTCAATCATCATAATACAAACTACCTACAATTTTGTTCAGGAATTTCTTGCCTACGAGATGCTCGATTCAACGAGCATGACTGGGTGCAGTTTAACTGTCTATCTGAAGGCCTAAGAATGAGAAACTGAGATTTTGTCATTTGAGCAAGAAGCTCACCATCTTACTATCCATCTAATCTTAGTATCTTACTCAAACTTCTATTTTATTTCTTTAATACAGAAACTTTCATTGCAATTCATAAATCTGTATTTTCATTGCAATTTATATCACAAATTAATCTACAATAAGCATTCTTCTACCCGGATGGACTGATGGAGACCTGTGATAAGGAATCAAGAAGCTCTTGTCATATATACCAGAAGCTAAAAGCTAAAAATATAACAAAAACAAGACAATAAACAGAACTGCACAGCATACCGACACACACATTATATCACATTATATCAAGAAGTCAGTGAATCCTATTATAATCATCATTCACAAAAAGATAAATCAAACACCTGAAACAGTTGTACAAAAACCACATCCAAATTCATCTGCAAGACATTTGTATAGAACATATTTAGAGCAGAGAAGAAATGGGGCTTCATCTAATGACAAATATGAGGGAGAGCTTAGGAGATAAGGCTTATTAGACGAGGATTTGGAGTGAAGGAGAAGATAACATCTGCTACTACTAAGATGAAGTGATAAACCAAAGTTATGGTACAATCTGCTAGTATCCCAATCACGAAAGATGATTTTTCAAGATTAAATTATCTTGAAAACAGTAAATCTGGGATTCTCTCACTTGTTATATTTTGTTCTCATCTTCTTCCTTCTAATCACCATTATAAGAGATAGAATGTGGACATATAGCTACAGAGAAACAGATCATAATGTATTATGAAAATGAGATAGTAAAGCCAGTTGTGTTTGTGTTTTTAGTGAAGAAGACAAAAGATAACTTAAAATAAAAGTGTGCTAACAGATAATACAATACATATCTTAATAGTTAATACTCATCTTTCAAAAGCTATAAAATTCTAACTCTGTACCTAGCAATCAAATaccaattataaaatattaaaaatgaatGGGGACCTAGCGGCTAGCACTAATAATACTTTGATGTATAACTTCTAACCTACAATTTCAATTATATAGTGAAATATAAAGATATCAGTCAGTAGGATAAAAAAATACACAAGTATATTACAACAAGTTCAGCATATCAATACAATTGAATATTGCTAAGAACAAAATAAAGATCAGCATGCAAGCTTAATCAATAGAGATCAAAGAGAACGGAAATAGATTTAGTTTTGGAATTGCACAGTACAATCGACTTTCAGTTTGCAAGCACATTACTAGAAACAAAAACGTAAACCAGTAGGCTTAGAATAAAACGAACATGAGCTTAAAGACATAAAATCAGCAGGCGTAGAATAAAACCAAGTTCTCCAGGTTCTTAAGAAAAACAGTTTAAAAAGAAGGTAAAAATTTACCACCCCAACAAGGTATCGCCCACCGTGGGGCTCGAACCCACGACCACAAGGTTAAGAGCCTTGCGCTCTACCAACTGAGCTAGACGGGCCGGTGGTTATAAGGAAAAAGATAACCAAAACAAATGGGAACATAAAAAACCTCGTGAGAAAGGAAAAACTTACCAAACCCTGCAAGTGATCAAATAACAAGTTACAAGTGATGAGAAAGGCAGTATACAATAAATTGAGACATAACAAAACTGCTTTAACAACTCAACCAATGTCGATTCTAAAATTTCGAAAGATAATCATAATTTGTATACATTAGTCTACAATCCTAATCATAAACCacataataaaataaattaagtagTTGAATTGGCTAGTAATATGTATACATATAGACAATGCAATATAACAGAGCAAAGATTGAATCTTATGTTAGTTTAATGAATACTACAATTCAAAAACATAAGTAGAAGGGGGATAGTTTTCACATGGCACCTTTGTTTTTCTTAAGGGTCAACGAACATCTGCAACAAAACTGAAAAAGATCATACAAAATACAAGTGTTGGGGATCTTTGATGGTAGGATCCGATCATATTTCCAACCCGGCCCGTATTTTCAATCAGCACTAAAATTTAATTAGTTTTGTGCCGGTGTTTGTTTCCCGGTTCATCGATTTTCTTACCTCAAAAATATGCCTAATTTGCTTCTAAACTAACCTTGTCTGCGGGGTTGTAATTCCAAGTCAGTCATGTCAACTCCCGGTTTATTAATCGCAAATTAAGATTTGATCAATTTTTcgttcaaaaaaaaaaatttgatcAATTCGATTTATCATATTTTATCAGACTATATATGATAACTTActataaattataatattatatttatttaaagatgaataattaaaaaaattatgatattataaataaatatttgttaATTACGTGAAAATGACTTTTCTAAAGAAAGAAACTCCTCCTTCTCACTAGATTTTATTTTCCCGCCTATTTTCAAACACTACATCGGTCGAGAATCATTCCAAAATCTTTTTTTAGTTTTTGATCCACTTTCCTCATACGTTTTACTTTTAAATTCACCTCATCATTCTCTTCCACATCCAAGTGTTCTCACACTCGATTTGCTCCGTTTTCCCTTTTTGAATAATTCAGAACATTTCGATTCCGACCCATTTTTTTTGAAGGTCCGATAAAATAACAGTGACGATTTTATGCCATAACATCATATACAATAGAAACCTATCACTAATTTAAATGATATAATCCATTTGGCCATGTTAAGTGACATTGTCACATGAGTAGGCTTATTATTATGTAATAGACATGTCATGTGCTTAACATATATAATACGATCACACTATCAAGATATTATGAGCTAATAACTGACCATTTAATAAGATTAACTTTTTTTTTACTTTGATATTTTCTTAACTAGTATGATACATCCCTTAAAAAAATTACGTATGATGCATGTTACACTAAACTCTTGATATAACTTTTGCTATTATTAAAAACTTAAAAGAATTTACAaactttaataataattaaaaaatttatttataattagtgaattatttaatttaatatgaAAATAGAAATTACTAAGTGACTAAAATATTCTACATGTTTTATAATGAATCAAGTCATACATACCGAATTTTTTTCAATCAAATATTCAAATTTGAAACACAAAAATATGCCCTACAAAAATATTCTTAAACGTGCACGGTTTATACATGTATAAAACATATATCTATACAAAAATACTGAATAGTTTGAGCAAATAATACGCCATCAATATTAATATATGTCAATCAGTAAGAATAATTACTGATTTATCCCGCAATTAATCAATTATCTAATTTACTAAATTAATTCAATTGACAAATTATCACTAATTTCATCATTGTTTAACCATTGACCAAAGAATTTAACTTGTAAGTATttaattatcagagtttataCATACCAAACGGCTAAGAGTTTAAGTTATCATAACTTAATACTCTATCACAATTTAAACATAGCATCAATAATTAAACTATCATAACTTAAACATTTATCAAGAGATGTTAATCTATGTTGAAGAAATATTCTGAGATCATTTTCAATTTATTCACCAATATTGTAAAGGTAACTTCACACATATGTTTGGTGAAGATAtcagctagttgttgatctgtaaATAAAAGTGCAATtctttcatcacatgttctctaatgaaatggtagGGTAACACATTCTGTAAGGTCCATTTGTTAAACTAACTTAGTTGTCATTACTTGTAAGTCGAATGGTGCAAATTAATCGCGGATAACTAAAATGAATTTTTTTGATATATTTCGTTCAGTTAAGTGACTATTTTGATATTTAATCAACGAATGAAAAATATAGGGAGCTGATATGTGCACACCCTAGATGTATATGTGTACACCCTTTATTGAAACTGAGACAAAATTACCCATTTCTTACATAATAataatttgaatttgaatttagACACGAATGTATTTTTTTCTCAATCACAATAAAGGATATGCACATATAAATCGTGAATGTGCATATATGAGCTGCCAAAATGTAATAGTTACAGATGAAGAAAGGAAGAAGAAGACATAAGTGCACTACAATACTACAAGATAAAAGAATGAATCCCTATGTAGGAAACTAATAGCTATATATTCCAAACCTTTTTCCCGCCTTTCCTAGTTAACCTTTCATAACTAACTGCGACTTAACCAAATAAGGGTAGGGTCATTACAACGAAATGGATGACGAAAACTATAAACTAGTTGTGTAGACCCCTTCTAAACCGTCGCAAATTTAAGCCTTTATCAAATCATAGAAGCTTACTTCTATTTTTACCATCATATTCACTGTCGATCTCATTAGGATGGGGCATAATTTGGTACATAAACAAGAAAATTAGAATGCtgagaaaaattcaaaatcagaGAAAGGACCTTAATAGAATCTAGCCGAGAATGTTGACGAGGATCCTAATGTTGTGTATTCAACTATAAGAAGCTATTAGATAATGTTCGTCAAAGAAATGTTGGAACCAAAACAAAAAATTAAGTGGCAGCAAATTATATAAAAGAAATGATACTTGCAGAGAAGACTTTGAGGTTAATAAAAGGAGAACTTCCTCCTTAGATGTACAACATAATGAAAATCATGAATTTCTAACATTTCGCCTTAACTGATTTTCGTGCATGGCCTATACTTTACTGAGAAGCTAGAAATCATGATTCATGATTCTTTCGTCACCCGACGGATCCCCGTATTCCCCCGCACCACCACATCGAATACTCGACTTTGTGGGATCCTCGGattttcaattaaaattcatCATTTTAAATTACTGTTTTACAAACACACGTGATTTTAGTTTAAACTCTTGTGTTTTAGATAATGGGCGGAGTCACATACGTTACATTGGAAGATGGGTCCCCAGTGGAATTTAGCCCAACAGTAATATAAGTCCAATATACGGTGCCCCACTAGTAAGTACAAAAAGTGTCTCCATTACCCACTAATTTGTTAAGCACTAATTCAACCAGCCCAATGGAAACATTTCCTACATATAATTCATAATCATGGTAGAAAAAGAGTGAGAACTTCAAAACCCTTCAAAACAAGAGAACTGAGAGATGAAGAAAGTGAATAAAAAGACCTAACATTTTAATTGAAATACACTATCGTAAATTATGAGCCGAACAGCCGGTAGCTGGAGATTAAATCACTTGGTTAATCATTTTTAGTCTCCGTCTTTTTATCTATAACTATAAGTTTTATAAAGTGCTCTCATTAAAATATATTACTAGGCACGTCACTGTTATGGATGACGTATGTTATGTATTTGTATCAATTTGCATAAAACTATTACTTTTGTTAACGAATTTCATCACTCATAACATCAAATATATATTGTTATGTTCATACATGTGTTGTATATGTGTACCATAATTCCATGTTATTTTATTTGTCAAATCTATGTATTCCCACAATACACCGACATCCCGCGCCCATTCCTTGTTTCTTAGCTGAGAAGAAACCCGAAAGAATGACATATATATTCATGAGAACTGCTGATGAAATGATTTACCAATCATCACGACTTAACAAACGAAAGGATCtcatatattaatttttttaagttgTTAATAAATACATTGTACGAGTTAATAATACATACATTGTACGAGTTAACTAATTAGAATATATAATACATGGGAGACTCTATTAAGTGGTAAGATAATTACAACCTTATTTATAAATCGAGCTAATTAATTGATGCTCTCTTCCCTTgtaaatattacataattttataTATAGGTGCACTTGAGGCAGCTGCTGTGCTCTCATCTGCCTAATTAGATGAAGAAAGATGCAACTCCCGCAACAACAACTCCGGTAAGTGTGGAGATTTTTAGGGAGGAAGCAGCGCTGGCAGGTGCTTCTGCTGGGGATGTACCCAATGCAGCACCAGCTTCACTTGATGCACCAGATGGAGAGCTAGCCGGAGTAGAACTACCTGATGTTGGAGAGCTAGCGGGAGTAGCACCAGCCTTAGCAGCAGCTTTAGAACCTCCTGCAGCAGCAGCTTCATGATCCGCACCACCAGCTGCAGACGCGGTAGAAGCCATTCCAACGATGAACAAAGCAAGCAAGGCGCCAACAACAACAATTTGACGTGCCATTTCTATATATGTTCTTGTCTAGTAATAATAATGAAATTAAAGGAAAGAGTCAGAAGAAAATAAAGGAAGAGGGGATTGAATTAATAAGAAAGTTGAATGGGGGGATATATTATATATAGGGGTAAAGGAGAAATAAGTAAAAGAATGAAATGAGTTGTGTAGCGCAAGTTTGGGCATGAAACATTAGCGGACTCTATGGGAAGCCATGCATTTACATTCATATTAATCCATTTTTTGTGGATTATGTTCTTCTTTCCCTCCATCCTTGTCCCCAATTTTAGATTTGTTTCTGCTATTTTTCACTCCCTTTAATGTACTTATATTATCAATTGTCACTATTTGAGGTTTGTTTTCATAATTAAACATTTTTTCATAAATTATAATATGGGAATTACTAAGTAGAATATAATGTGATCCTACAACAATTTTGACGTACTAAGCCATCCACTACGATTAACACCACCTTTTATAATAAATTCTTAACTCATTAGAATTGTCTGTCATTTTAATTTTGCCAAAAGTTCAGAAATGAGGTTGCAACAATAATTTGATCACAACAATGAATTTTGTACAAATAGTTTTCTTATGACATAAAATATTTCTGTGGTACATAATTGCAATGATTTTTGTAATTCGTGGTGCTTATTACTTATGCCTGCAgatattatcaattgtaagtcGGTCATTTTGTTATCAAAGTTTGTCGGGTATGTGTTGTAGCCTGTAGTAGTGATCTCTAGTATTACTAGTTAAGCTTGCTATAACGCTTTTGATCAAGATCCTTGCTCTAAATACAGCGGTGGATGTAAACTACTTTATTACGAGTAATAATGAAGATAGGTCTCATATTGCTGCTGCTGTGTTTAGTCTGAAGTCTCAGCATAAAACCTCTATCAGGAATGCTTTGGATTCTCAAGTGAATAAAGATTTGCAGCATTCTGTTTGGACTTAGTACTAGCTGTTGACAGCTGTAATTCTGTTAGTTTTGGTCAACTTAAGTTGACTTGCTTTCTGTATAAATACAAAACTAGTACTGGTGCTCTGTAATTTTAGAAGACATAAAACACTTATTACTTTTCTGTCATTTCTGGTTTTGTTGAACTGCTTGTTACACATTACAGTATACACAAAATCtaatatggtatcagagctttcaTGACTGTTTTAGATCTCTTTTATCGCGAAGAAGATGACGATTGTGGCTTCGTTACATTTCGTCCTCAACACAAAAGTCAATTGCCATTGTTATTGAGCTtttgaaaccctaatttcagGTTTCATTGTGTTTTTCTTCATATTTCGTATGATTTTACAGTCAATTCGTTGCGATTGTTCTTGATTTTCAGATCGTGCTTGTTGCCTTGATTTGTGGTTGTTTTACTGAGATCTATTTGTTCAATTCATCTCTTCGTTGTGTACTATTGTCAGTTTTTACAGTCATGATGCGTTATAGTTATGCCAATGTTGTACAAGGTGTAGGATCGAGTAATGATAGGAATATTGTTACTGAAGAAGATGATGTTAGCTTGAATACGAATTTGAATGAAGGTGATAAACATACTACTGAGCATATCACAGCTCCTTTGTATAACAATGATGTTATTGAAAACAATTCACATCCGCTGTTTATTCATAATCACGATCATCCAGGACTTATGTTAATTGCTAAGAAATTGGTTGGACCAGACAATTATGCTCCCTGGAGTAGGTCAATGCAAATCGCACTCAATGCTAGAAACAAATTTGTGATAGTGAATGGTACGTATTGTCGACCTGAAGTTAGTTCTCCTTTGTTTGCTCAATGGGAGAGAGTAAATGATCTGGTTATTACTTGGATTCTGAATTGTGTTGCGGAAGAAATTAGTGATGGCTTAAACTATGTTACTAGTGTTGCTGAGGTCTGGAATGAACTTCATGAACGTTTCTCAGGAGTCAATGGCCATAGGATTTTCCAGGTTATGAGAGATATACATAGCCTTGAACAAGGGAACAAATCTGTTGAAGTTTATTTTCATAAACTTAAAGGACTTTGGGATGAATATTCAGTTCTTGAGCCTACTGTTACCTGTGTTTGTGGTGCACAAAAGATTCAAGTGGAAAGAGATCAAAAAAGGAGATTATTGCAGTTTTTGATGGGATTACATGATAGTAATGCCACAATTCGTGGCCAGATTCTCATGATGACGCCTTTACCATCTGTGTCACAAGCATATGCTTATGTTAAACAGGATGAAAAGGCTAGACAGGGATATCAAAGCATGTTATCTGCTCCGACTCCTTTTGCTAATGCCATGGTCAATTATTCTGCAAATGCTGCTGCTAATACTAATTCAAATCCAGCTTTTAAGAAAGCTATTGTTCCTGCTTCTGGTAGACCTTTGTTGAAATGTACTTATTGCAATTTCAATGGCCACACCAAAGAAAACTGCTACAAGATCATTGGCTATCCTCCTAACTGGAAAAAGAAAAAGGATCAGACAGCACCTGGACCATCATCTGTTGGTCAGTTTAGATCTTTGCCCAAGAACACTCAAGTTAATGCTGCTGCTCAGACTTATCCTCAATCATCTGTTGTTCCTGCTGCTGATCATTTTAGTCAAATGCAACATCAACTTGATCAACTTAGTCACATGATGACATTCTTTGTGGGTAA from Apium graveolens cultivar Ventura chromosome 5, ASM990537v1, whole genome shotgun sequence includes the following:
- the LOC141725155 gene encoding uncharacterized protein LOC141725155 isoform X2; amino-acid sequence: MWFLYNCFRFASVSCVRYRKSFLSFSFVRVILQIPQLARLAQLVERKALNLVVVGSSPTVGDSVFANNERVIRRKKMRTNLTTQQMIKKKFFWLGDFQPWLWIIPVAAGLIFASTPNPCKDTTRHTICELSISWASRTKLRLIRYLKFFLA
- the LOC141725155 gene encoding uncharacterized protein LOC141725155 isoform X4 → MWFLYNCFRFASVSCVRYRKSFLSFSFVRVILQIPQLARLAQLVERKALNLVVVGSSPTVGDSVFANNERVIRRKKMRTNLTTQQMIKKKFFWLGDFQPWLWIIPVAAGLIFASTPNPWCLTYPSVNC
- the LOC141725155 gene encoding uncharacterized protein LOC141725155 isoform X3, with amino-acid sequence MWFLYNCFRFASVSCVRYRKSFLSFSFVRVILQIPQLARLAQLVERKALNLVVVGSSPTVGDSVFANNERVIRRKKMRTNLTTQQMIKKKFFWLGDFQPWLWIIPVAAGLIFASTPNPCLPGFSFLGNGASLDIGLLQLF